The following are encoded in a window of Clostridium thermarum genomic DNA:
- a CDS encoding ATP-dependent Clp protease adaptor ClpS: METNILTSEKSKIKVKRPKHYKVIMHNDDYTTMEFVVYILMNVFKKSAEEANRIMLDVHQRGRGIAGIYPYDIAATKVAAAMTEAEKEGFPFKLTIEEE; this comes from the coding sequence TTGGAAACTAATATATTAACTTCGGAAAAGAGTAAGATAAAAGTAAAAAGGCCAAAACATTACAAAGTGATAATGCACAATGATGACTACACAACAATGGAGTTTGTGGTATATATATTGATGAATGTTTTCAAGAAAAGTGCTGAAGAAGCCAATAGGATAATGCTTGATGTACACCAAAGGGGCAGGGGAATAGCAGGAATATATCCCTATGACATTGCAGCCACAAAGGTTGCTGCAGCTATGACGGAGGCAGAAAAAGAGGGCTTTCCTTTTAAACTTACTATAGAAGAGGAGTAA